The Jiangella alba genome includes the window GCAGGACGTCCTCGACGTGGTGCAGGAGCTGGGTCTCGGCCACGAGTGGGTGCTCTCGCGTGAGGGCCGCGACGACTCCGCGCAGCGCTGGTTCGAGGGCGACACCGGCCCGCACACCGACATCGCGAAGGCGGCGCCCGGACGCTGCGGCAGCTGCGGCTTCTCGGTGCTGCTGGCCGGCACGCTCGGCCACGCGTACGGCGTGTGCACGAACGAGCGCACCCCGTTCGACGGCAAGGTCGTCTCGCACGCCCACGGCTGCGGCGGTCACTCCGACGTCCGGCTGCCCGCGCCGTCCGAGGACGCCGCCGAGCCCGTCGTCGACACCCTGAGCTACGAGCTGGTCCCGCTGGAACTCGACGCGCCGTAACGTTCCGCGCGTGGACGTCTTCGACACCGCGGCGCTGCGCGCGCGGGTGCTCTCCGCGTGGTCCGCGTCGCCCGCCCGGTTCCGCGAGGACGCCAACGCCGAGGACGAGCTCGCCCGCGGCGCCTACCGCGACCGCGTGGTCGTCGAGCTGGCGCAGAACGCCGCCGACGCGGGCGCGCGGGCCGGGCGGCCGGTGCGGCTGCTGCTGCGGCTGACCGGGCCGACGCTGGTCGCCGCCAACACCGGCGCGGCGCTGGATGCCGCCGGTGTCGAGGGGTTGTCGACGCTGCGAGCGTCCACCAAGCGCGACGGTGGCGCCGTCGGGCGGTTCGGGGTCGGGTTCGCCGCCGTGCTGGCGGTCACCGACGAGCCGCGGGTGCTGACGGCGTCCGGCGGCGGCGTGCGGTGGTCGCGCGCCTCGGCGCTGGCGGAGGCCGGGTCGGTGCCGGGGCTGGCGGCCGAGCTGGCCCGGCGCGGTGAGGCGGTACCGGTGCTGCGGCTGCCGTTCCCGGCGTCCGGCGTCGTGCCGGACGGCTACGACACCGCGGTCGAGCTGCCGCTGCGCGACGACGACGCGGTCCGGCTGGTGCGCCGGCAGCTCGGCGAGATCGACGACGCGCTGCTGCTGGCGCTGCCGTGGCTGGGCTCGCTCGTCGTCGACATCGACGGCGACGTGCGCGAGTTGTCCGCGGGCGAACCGTCCACGCTGGCCGACGGGCTGGCCGAGCGGCGCATCGGCGAGCGCACCTGGCGGCTGGCCACGCGCACCGGCGTCGCGCCCGACGAACTGGTGGCGGACCGGCCGTTCGAGGAGCGGACCCGGCCGGGATGGACGGTGACGGTCGCGGTGCCGGTGCGCGACGACGCCGGGGTACGCGCGCCGGCCGCGTTGCCGCCGTCGCTGCCGGGTGTGGTGCACGCGCCGACGCCGACCGACGACCGCACCGACCTGCCGGCGCTGGTGATCGCCGGGCTGCCGCTGGACTCGTCGCGCCGCCGCGTGGTCCCGGGCCTGCTGCTGGACCACCTCGCGGAGCAGACCGGCGAGGTGTACGCGCGGCTGGTCGCGTCGTTCGGGCCCGCGGCGCCGGGCGCGGCCGTGCTGGCGCTGGTGCCGGGGCCACTCGGGCTGGAGGCCGTCGACGCCGTGCTGCACCGGGCGGTCCGGGCGGCGCTGGCGGCGACGCCGTTCGTGCCCGGCGCCGACGGCGAGCTGCTGCGTCCGGTCGAGGTCACGCTGGTCGACGGGCTGAGCCGCACCGGCGACCCGGCGGCGCTGGGCGGGGTCGTCCGCGGGCTGCCCGCGCGCGACTGGTGGCGGCCGGAGCCGCTGGCCGGGCTCGGCGCCACGGTGACGCCGCTGGCCGACGTCGTCGACGAGCTGGCCGGGGAGCGGCTGGCGCCGGCCGGGTGGCGGGCGGTGTACGACGCGCTGGACGGGTCGGACCACGAGTCGCTGGGCGCGCTGCCGGTGCCGCTGGCCGACGGCCGGCTGGTCCGCGGGCCGCGCGGGCTGCTGGTGCCCGGCGAGGTGCGCCCGGAGCTGCTGGCGCCGTTCGACCTGCGCGTGGTCGCGCCCGACGCCGTCCACCCGTTGCTCTACCGGCTCGGCGCCGTCGACGCCACGGCCGCCGCGGTGCTGCGCGACCCGCTGGTCCAGGGCGCCGTCGCCGACCTCGCCGAGAGCGACGACGATCCCGCGCCCGTCGCCGCGGCGGTGCTCGGCCTGCTCGCGGAGTCCGGCCTGGACGTCGCCGACGAGCCGTGGCTGGCCGGCCTGCCGCTGGCCGACGCGACCGGCGCCGCGGTGCCGGCGCGCGAGCTGCTGCTGCCCGGGTCGCCGCTGTTGGCCGTGCTGGACGCGGACCCGGCCGAGTTCACCGTCGCGCCGGACCTGGTGCACCGGTTCGGCCCGGCGGTGCTGCGGGCCGCCGGTGTGCGCGACGGGTTCGCCGTCGTCCGCGACGCCGACGTCACGCTGGAGCCGGACACCTGGCATGACCTCGACGACGAGGACGGCTGGGTCGACGACGTCCTCGCCGGCCTGCCGGCCCAGCCGGTACCGCCGCTGACCGGCGAGTTCGCCGCCGTCGCCGACCTCGACCTCG containing:
- a CDS encoding sacsin N-terminal ATP-binding-like domain-containing protein: MDVFDTAALRARVLSAWSASPARFREDANAEDELARGAYRDRVVVELAQNAADAGARAGRPVRLLLRLTGPTLVAANTGAALDAAGVEGLSTLRASTKRDGGAVGRFGVGFAAVLAVTDEPRVLTASGGGVRWSRASALAEAGSVPGLAAELARRGEAVPVLRLPFPASGVVPDGYDTAVELPLRDDDAVRLVRRQLGEIDDALLLALPWLGSLVVDIDGDVRELSAGEPSTLADGLAERRIGERTWRLATRTGVAPDELVADRPFEERTRPGWTVTVAVPVRDDAGVRAPAALPPSLPGVVHAPTPTDDRTDLPALVIAGLPLDSSRRRVVPGLLLDHLAEQTGEVYARLVASFGPAAPGAAVLALVPGPLGLEAVDAVLHRAVRAALAATPFVPGADGELLRPVEVTLVDGLSRTGDPAALGGVVRGLPARDWWRPEPLAGLGATVTPLADVVDELAGERLAPAGWRAVYDALDGSDHESLGALPVPLADGRLVRGPRGLLVPGEVRPELLAPFDLRVVAPDAVHPLLYRLGAVDATAAAVLRDPLVQGAVADLAESDDDPAPVAAAVLGLLAESGLDVADEPWLAGLPLADATGAAVPARELLLPGSPLLAVLDADPAEFTVAPDLVHRFGPAVLRAAGVRDGFAVVRDADVTLEPDTWHDLDDEDGWVDDVLAGLPAQPVPPLTGEFAAVADLDLVRDDAWPRVLEWLAADDAARSAVVSPVRLTLYDGAQREAPSYSAWWLRRHARIGGRPLGGLAVPGADAVVRALLPVADVPVDDVFAAAVGLARSPADLDPGAVLDRLAEDDLELPAATLARVYAALVAHDPAGVEPPDRVRVPDGVGTRVVPAASVVVGDGPHWLQLGLPGLLPGPAALADLLDVDLAAEAHPAPVSGGGRRQPVPDVARAVLGDAPSDYVEHDDLRVGDTSVDWWPLGADVHAATLDGLARGLAWTTGQWGKRWVLAEVLADPGALPGLLADDAFS